The window AGGTTTAGACATTTCTTGCTCCTGTGTTCTTGGATTGATGTTTGTGGAATTAATCCAAGAATAGCTGGAGCTGTTAATTTCACCTTCCCTGAAGACGAGGGCGAAGTGATCGTATTGAGCAGCTGTAGTAGTTGTTGCTGAGGCGTTGCAATGTCGTCTTCCTGCATACCAACCGGCCTGCGGCTGGACCTGGACATGGTGAAGGCGGCGACGTCGCCTGTAGCGCACTCGTCGCCGCTGCGCCCGGTGcactcgtcgccgtcgtcgacgcTGTCGGAGGCGTCGAacgcgtcgtcgtcggcgacgtcgGTGTCGCTGAAgcgggcgcgcgcgccgcggaaGCGGCCGAACCAGGCGTACAACGaggccgccgcgctgctcgcctCCATCCACCCCTCCGTCTTCCCCGTCAAGAAGAGCCCCAAGACGGCGACGCGCCCGCCGGCGCGGCAGCTCTCCGGCCTTGCCGCGGCGTTCGACCCATCCTCCGACCTTCTCCCGCCGCTCCCCGTCCTCGCGGACTCCGCATTCCTGCTCCGGGACAtgcccgcgccgtcgccgcagccGCAAAGCCCGTCTGGCCCCAAGAACTGCTCGTCGCCGGCCCCGGTGAGCAGCGTGTTCCGGGACTTCCGCGACCCGGCGCCGTCACCGGCGAGCCCCGACACCGTCGACGTCGACGAGCTCGGCGAAATCGACTTCGATGACGACGGCTTCGACGCCGAGTCAATTCTCGACGTCGAcgaggccaccgccggcgcggccgaggGCCTCGACGGCATCATGGGCAGCCTCACCGTGGAGAGCAACACGTCCACCACGTCCGATGACTCCATCCTGTCAAGCTCCGGCATACACCCCTACCTCAGGAGCCTCATGGTGGTCGGCCTCGTCGGCAGGTTCGAGCTCGGCCTCGGGTTCCGGCACGGCGCTCGGCCCAACCTCAACCGCGCACTGAAGCGgcgggacgacgacggcgcctgGTGGATGTGGCCGGCCGTGCCGGTGAAGGACTTAACGGTGGCACCACCGACACCGCCAGCAGCGGCAGCGTCGGACACTGCAATGGCAGCGCAGGTGCAGGCGGCgccagagaagaagaaaagcaagaagaagaaggtggtGAAGATGGAGAAGGTTATGGCCAAGGGGAAGGAGGAGCTGCCCAGCGCGAAATGCAAGGAGGAAGCTGACGGCTCGGTCGAGGCTGCTAATGGCGATGGCGACGCTGACAGCACGCCGACGAAGGCGCCAACTACCGGGTTGGGGCTGAAGCTGGACGCCGACGAGGTGCTCAAGGCGTGGTCCGACAAAGGGTCGATGTTCACCGAGGGCGGCGGGCCGGAGTCGCCGACGTCGGCCGCCGACGTGCGAGTGAGTAATTGACTACCATCTGCATACGTCTTTAGTGTTCTTCAGACTTCAGTGTTGCTGCTttccctgaggaaaaaaaaaggggaagGTTCTTGCAGAGAAGGAAAGTGGAGCATAATTTTGATGCTTTTATAAGTTAGTGAATCTTGACCATTTGGGATTAGATCAAATAGTAAGATTTTGGCACTTTATAGCTGAATTTTACATCTTTATTACATTCATATGCAGATTAATTGGAAATTTTCTAAAACTTTGAATATGTTTCGTTGATAGAAAGAATTATATCAATTTTATCAGAAAGAATTCGTTTCAGATTTCCATAAGAAATAAGGGAATTGTCAATTGGACATTTGCTTCCTTCAAACATAAAAATGGAcactcacaagtcacaagtAAAATTAGACTAGGTACTGTTTTATCCAAATGGATGGTCCCTCGCACAAAGTACTGTGTAGTACTGCACTGCTACATATCTGTGAGTACACATCTTTCCAGAGTATCAGTGGTACTGCAGTAACTCATGTACACAGTATGAGTTTTAAAATCTTAGGTTTTAGTAAGAACTGTTCTCAGATCTCATGAGGCATTTAAAATCTGTTAAACTTATGTGTAAATTCAATTCAGCCATTTTATTCGGCTATGGTTGGTTAAACTCAATTATCCAACAGTGGACCACAGACAATAGAGCCTGGAGATCTTAGGCCAAagattttttttcgaaagaccTTATGCCAAGGATTACATGTATGTCTTCTTGCAAAGGGTCATTTGGGCTCATTTTGATGTCCTTTGGTCCTATGATAGACC is drawn from Panicum virgatum strain AP13 chromosome 1N, P.virgatum_v5, whole genome shotgun sequence and contains these coding sequences:
- the LOC120654644 gene encoding protein CHLOROPLAST IMPORT APPARATUS 2-like isoform X2, which encodes MSSSCIPTGLRLDLDMVKAATSPVAHSSPLRPVHSSPSSTLSEASNASSSATSVSLKRARAPRKRPNQAYNEAAALLASIHPSVFPVKKSPKTATRPPARQLSGLAAAFDPSSDLLPPLPVLADSAFLLRDMPAPSPQPQSPSGPKNCSSPAPVSSVFRDFRDPAPSPASPDTVDVDELGEIDFDDDGFDAESILDVDEATAGAAEGLDGIMGSLTVESNTSTTSDDSILSSSGIHPYLRSLMVVGLVGRFELGLGFRHGARPNLNRALKRRDDDGAWWMWPAVPVKDLTVAPPTPPAAAASDTAMAAQVQAAPEKKKSKKKKVVKMEKVMAKGKEELPSAKCKEEADGSVEAANGDGDADSTPTKAPTTGLGLKLDADEVLKAWSDKGSMFTEGGGPESPTSAADVRAKLADIDLFPENGAGGGIREASVLRYKEKRRTRLFSKKIRYQVRKVNADCRPRMKASTRTD
- the LOC120654644 gene encoding protein CHLOROPLAST IMPORT APPARATUS 2-like isoform X1 yields the protein MSSSCIPTGLRLDLDMVKAATSPVAHSSPLRPVHSSPSSTLSEASNASSSATSVSLKRARAPRKRPNQAYNEAAALLASIHPSVFPVKKSPKTATRPPARQLSGLAAAFDPSSDLLPPLPVLADSAFLLRDMPAPSPQPQSPSGPKNCSSPAPVSSVFRDFRDPAPSPASPDTVDVDELGEIDFDDDGFDAESILDVDEATAGAAEGLDGIMGSLTVESNTSTTSDDSILSSSGIHPYLRSLMVVGLVGRFELGLGFRHGARPNLNRALKRRDDDGAWWMWPAVPVKDLTVAPPTPPAAAASDTAMAAQVQAAPEKKKSKKKKVVKMEKVMAKGKEELPSAKCKEEADGSVEAANGDGDADSTPTKAPTTGLGLKLDADEVLKAWSDKGSMFTEGGGPESPTSAADVRAKLADIDLFPENGAGGGIREASVLRYKEKRRTRLFSKKIRYQVRKVNADCRPRMKGRFVRSPSLLQQALEEES